The proteins below are encoded in one region of Aeromonas veronii:
- the recG gene encoding ATP-dependent DNA helicase RecG has product MKLDKISLDSLKGVGSKMLEKLERLGLATVQDLLFHLPLRYEDRTQVWPIGDLPPGLHGAVEGEIQDTQLVMGRRRMLVCRISDGTGTLTLRFFNFTAAQKNSLGQGRLIRCFGEVRPGKYGLEMAHPEYKLLGEEQAGQTEDALTPVYPTTEGLRQLTLRSLTDQALAQLDLYGVDELLPAGLYPHQIELAAALRLLHRPPPSVVLALLESGQHPAQQRLVLEELLAHNLSVLKVRAQSQTQLARALKPAPTLIRQLLGALPFKPTGAQNRVVAEISQDLQRPYPMMRLVQGDVGSGKTLVAALAALQAIGNGCQVGLMAPTELLAEQHAINFANWLAPLGIKVGWLAGKQKGKAREEALAAIADGSVKMVVGTHAIFQEQVVFQRLALVIIDEQHRFGVHQRLALREKGEREGVHPHQLIMTATPIPRTLAMTAYADLDTSIIDELPPGRTPITTVALPDSRRDDVIERVRLACEEGKQAYWVCTLIEESEALECQAAEDTATELQTRLPGLHIGLVHGRMRPVEKQRVMEEFKAGILQLLVATTVIEVGVDVPNASLMIIENPERLGLAQLHQLRGRVGRGSVASHCVLLYHAPLSKTAQSRLGVLRETNDGFLIAQRDLELRGPGELLGTRQTGLADLKIADLVRDQPLIPQVQKMARFLMDKHPSHVEPLIRRWLGLRDHYSNA; this is encoded by the coding sequence CCCAGCTGGTCATGGGTCGTCGCCGCATGCTGGTATGCCGCATCAGCGATGGCACCGGCACCCTGACCCTGCGCTTCTTCAACTTCACCGCCGCCCAGAAGAACAGCCTGGGCCAGGGCAGGTTGATCCGCTGCTTTGGCGAAGTGAGACCCGGCAAATACGGGCTGGAGATGGCCCACCCCGAGTACAAGCTGCTCGGCGAGGAGCAGGCCGGCCAGACCGAGGATGCCCTCACCCCCGTCTATCCCACCACGGAAGGCTTGCGCCAGCTGACCCTGCGCAGCCTCACCGATCAGGCCCTGGCCCAGCTCGACCTCTACGGGGTAGACGAACTGCTGCCTGCCGGCCTCTATCCCCATCAGATCGAACTCGCCGCCGCCCTGCGTCTGCTGCATCGCCCACCTCCCTCGGTGGTGCTGGCGTTGCTGGAGAGCGGCCAGCATCCGGCCCAGCAGCGGCTGGTGCTGGAAGAGCTGCTGGCCCACAACCTCTCGGTATTGAAGGTACGTGCCCAATCCCAGACCCAGCTCGCCCGCGCCCTCAAGCCCGCTCCCACCCTGATCAGGCAACTGCTCGGCGCCCTGCCGTTCAAACCGACCGGGGCCCAGAACCGGGTGGTGGCGGAGATAAGCCAGGACTTGCAGCGCCCCTACCCCATGATGCGGTTGGTGCAGGGAGACGTGGGCTCCGGCAAGACGCTGGTCGCGGCGCTCGCCGCCCTGCAGGCCATCGGCAACGGCTGCCAGGTGGGGCTGATGGCCCCGACCGAGCTGCTGGCGGAGCAGCATGCCATCAACTTCGCCAACTGGCTGGCACCGCTCGGCATCAAGGTCGGCTGGCTGGCTGGCAAGCAGAAGGGCAAGGCGCGGGAAGAGGCGCTCGCCGCCATTGCCGACGGCAGCGTCAAGATGGTGGTGGGCACCCACGCCATCTTCCAGGAGCAGGTGGTGTTCCAGCGACTGGCTCTGGTCATCATCGACGAACAGCACAGATTCGGGGTGCACCAGCGCCTCGCCCTGCGGGAGAAAGGGGAACGGGAGGGGGTACACCCCCATCAGCTGATCATGACCGCCACCCCCATCCCCCGCACTCTGGCGATGACCGCCTATGCGGATCTCGATACCTCCATCATCGATGAGCTGCCGCCGGGCCGCACCCCCATCACCACGGTCGCCCTGCCGGACAGCCGCCGGGACGATGTGATAGAACGGGTCAGGCTGGCCTGCGAGGAGGGCAAGCAGGCTTACTGGGTCTGCACCCTGATCGAGGAGTCCGAGGCGCTGGAATGCCAGGCCGCCGAGGATACCGCCACCGAACTGCAAACCCGATTGCCCGGTCTGCATATCGGCCTGGTACATGGCCGCATGCGTCCCGTCGAGAAGCAGCGGGTGATGGAGGAGTTCAAGGCAGGCATCCTGCAACTGCTGGTCGCCACCACCGTCATCGAGGTGGGGGTGGATGTGCCGAACGCCAGCCTGATGATCATCGAGAACCCGGAGCGACTCGGGCTGGCCCAGTTGCACCAGCTGCGCGGCCGTGTCGGGCGGGGATCGGTGGCCTCCCACTGCGTGCTGCTCTATCACGCCCCGCTCTCCAAGACGGCCCAGAGCCGGCTCGGGGTGCTGCGCGAGACCAACGACGGTTTCCTCATCGCCCAGCGGGATCTGGAGCTGCGCGGGCCGGGAGAACTGCTCGGCACTCGCCAGACCGGGCTGGCGGATCTCAAGATTGCCGACCTGGTGCGGGACCAGCCGCTGATCCCCCAGGTGCAGAAGATGGCTCGCTTCCTGATGGACAAGCACCCGAGCCATGTCGAACCCTTGATCCGGCGCTGGCTCGGCTTGCGGGATCACTATTCCAATGCCTGA